A region of the Paenibacillus sp. J23TS9 genome:
AATTTAAGACCACGATCAAGCAGCTGCTCTCTGAAGGCTGGAAGGTCATCTATGCTGACCAGAAAAAAGATGCCAAGAAAACCCGAGCCAAAAAGGATAAAGAGGACGAGGACGAAGCTCAAAGCGAAGAAGAAGTCACCAGTCCTTTCCACTTAAATGCGAATGAAGGCGTTCTGTGTATCCGGAGTGAGGCGAAGGAAAAAGAGACTCAGCCGCCAAAGCCGTATACGGAGGGTACTCTTCTAAAAGCCATGGAAAGTGCGGGCAAGCAGATTGAGGACGAGGAATTGCGGGATGCCATGAAAGATTCTGGACTTGGGACACCAGCGACTCGTGCCGCCATCATTGAACGACTGAAACAAGTAGGATATATGGTGATGAAGGGTAAACGTATTGTCGTTACTCAAAAGGGGAAAATGGCAGTCGAGGTTATCCGCGGTGCAGGTGTCGACCTTCTGACTTCCCCTGAAATGACAGGGCAATGGGAACGCCGGCTGAATGAAATTGCCAAGGGATCTGCATCCGATGAAGTATTTATGGCGAATGTTAAAAAATTTGCGACGATGATTATCAGCAAGGTAAAGGTGCAGTCCAGAGTAGCGAAGGAATCCTTTGAGGATAAGCCTTCCGAGGATGCCAAACCGCCGCGAAGCCGGAAGAAACCAGCGGCGAAGCCAGGCGAGAATGTGGAAGCTGAGACTGCAAGTAAGGCTAAAAGAACTTCAACGAAAAAGGCAGCTGGAACTGCCAAATCCGGATCGGTACAGAAGCTTCCATCCATACAAGTGCCATCAGAGCGACAGCGCGTAACGACAATCGCAGGAATCGCACCATGTCCAAGAGCAGGCTGCCAAGGCACGCTGATTATGGGACGGCGCGGTTATGGCTGCTCTCATTACAAAACGGGGTGCAAGTTCGTCATTTGGAAGGATCAGTTCGGCATTTCGCTTGAACCGGAAGATATTGCTTCACTTGCGGGAGGCCGAAAGACATCGAGAGACTTTGCTTTGGACGATAACGGACAGCAAAGGCAGGGATATTTAGTCCTGCTGGACCCGGAAACAGGGGCAATCGGAATAGACTCATAACGTTTCTGGAATTTATCATTCGACTGAGAAATAAAACAACGGCCCTAGTTCAAGGGCCGTTGTTTTATTTCCTGTTTGATTTTAACGTCGATAATATTCGGTATTTCTTCAATAGATGAAATGGTATAAAACGAACTTCCGGGCTCCTGCTGCAGCTCGACCATATTGTATACCCATTCATCGGACTGTTTGATATAAATGCTTTGCAGTCCGGCAGTCAGTGCCGGAACGACATCCGTCCGCAGTGAATTGCCAATCATCCAGGTAGAGGAGCGGTCAAACGATCCTCTTTGCAATATCTGCTCCAGTGTGGATTCATTTTTATGCTGTGTAATGTAAATCCGGTTATCGAAATAGGTACTCAGCTTCATCTGATCAATTTTACGCTGCTGAATAGCCGTTTCCCCGCCGGTATACAGATATAAGTAATGACCTTCCTTTTGCAGGGTCTCCAGGGTTTCCACCATGCCAGGGTAGGGCTCTACTTCCTGTTCGTATACGCTTAGTCCCAGCTTGTTCAGCTGCTGTTCTTCTTCCAGATGGATGGGGCGATTCAATTTCCGGCAGAAATAGCGGTAGGTTTCGATCAGGGAATTTGGAAAGTTTCCGCTGCTGAAGCCTGTTTTGCTTACTTGTGCGACATCGATTTCGATCTGCTTTTGACGGATTTCATCAGTCGAAAGATTCTCATGCCCGAGCCAATGATGCACCAGCTCGAAAAATTCACCCAGAACAAGACCGAAGTATTTATTGCAATGGATGAGAGTGTCATCCAGATCAAATAAAATATGCTGCTTTAATGTGTTAGTCAACAAGCTTCACTCCTTATAGACGCATGTAAGATTCCAGGAACATCTGGAGCTCCGACGCACCGTCTGGACGGATACTGAATTTTTCCGTGTCTTCTGCTCCAAGATGAATCCGCAGCAGACCTGCTACTCGCAGGATCATCAAATGATGTTTGAGCGATTCCTCTGTTTGATCCAAATCCCGGACCATTTCATCAAGGGAATGAGGCTTTTCCGCTACATAGCGAAGCAGGCGCAGTCTCTTGGGATCGGATAGGGCGTGGGTCATCCGCAGCAAGCAGGTTGGGGGCTCGTCCTCATCCTCTTCCGGTACGTCAACAGGATACTGAATCAGCATCATTTTTTTATAGAAGCAATACGTATTGATGGGACGGTTATGGACTGTCGGGAAAAGAACAATCGTTTGAACTTCAGGGGCATTTTCGATGACCAGCCCGCCTGAAGCATATTCAACGAGGCTCATGGGATCCATTTTGGTGAGCAGCATTCCCTTTTCCTTAGCATCTTCTTCGATAAGCGGAATGATGCTTGCTTCTACATCTTTAAAATAATTTTCATACCACAGCTCCAGTAGCGGAGTATATTGGTCCCGGATCCTGCGGGCTTCTTCGATCGATAAATTCGGAAGATAGGGAGATGCAGCTTCATGCAGAACTTCTGCGGATGTTTCCTGCAAGCATTCCAGAAAGCTGAGTACGGAATCGCCATTGTTTCGGTGAATAGCCCAGGCGTAGAGCACGTCGAAATCAACAAATGGCCAAGCCGCAGTTTGGGAAAGGGCAGCAGAGACATCTGAGGAAAGCTTGCTGCTCACTTCACTGATCCATTCAGGTCCAATATCCAGGTTGCGAATCCACTTCTTGGAAGTATATACCATAAAACTGCCGAGCAGTTCGTAAATGGGTGAAACGTCAACTTTCACTTCATAGTTCATGAAAAGGGTAACCTCCTATGAAATCAGTGCATCTCCTTCATTATGGCTTGTTGAGTGTCGGGTTGTCCACTATAATGTTCAAGTAGTTTGCCCGGATATATCGAAGGAGGAAATTTTAAAGTGTCTCAATCAAGCAGCATGAATCGCAGCTCGTCTTTTCATTATGTCATATTACTCACCGTTATTGTAGCAGCAGGGGTTAGCCAGGGGCTGCTTTTGCCCCTTTTATCCATTTTTCTGGAACAAATGGGCGTTTCGTCTTCCATGAACGGTTTAAATGCAGCCGCACTCTATGTCGGTTCCTTCGCGATGACGCTCGTCGCTGAACGGACTCTCGGGGCGCTCGGCTTTAAGAAACTGGTAAGTGCCGGTCTTGTGCTGGTTCTGGTTTCTGTCATATTGTTTCCGCTTGTACCAAACATCAAGTTTTGGTTTATCCTCCGGCTTCTGGTTGGCATCGGAGATAGTGCGGTGCATTATTCCGCCCAGCTTTGGGTGCTGCTGGTTACCCCAGAAGAAAACAGAGGTCGAAATATTTCGATATACGGTATGTCGTATGGCCTGGGATTTAGTCTAGGCCCGCTCGGCATACCGCTCCTCCATATTGGAAACAGCATACCCTTTATCGCTCTTGCCATACTGGTCTTGCTGGTACTGATTCTGGTGTTGATGAAGCTTCCGGATCTTCGTCCAGAGAAGCTTAAAGAGGGGGAGCGTCCGGTGAAAAGATTCCGCCGCAGCTATGCGTGGGCATGGTATGCCCTCATTCCGGCTTTGCTATACGGTTATATGGAATCGGGAATAAACAGTAACTTCCCTGTATACGGGTTACGTGTGGGACTGAACGAACAGCAAATCGCGTTCCTGCTGCCTTTCATCGGAATCGGGGGGCTTGTGCTTCAACTGCCGCTGGGGATGCTAAGTGACCGCTTCGGAAGGAAACGGATTTTGATCATTTGCGGAATTCTCGGCGGTCTGGCGTTCATGCTGGTACCTATGGCCGGCACTTCCACAGTAGGGATTCTGCTCCTGCTTATGATTGCCGGCGGGATGATCGGCTCTTTCTTCTCCCTTGGTCTTGCTTACGCGGCTGATATACTCCCCAAGGTGCTGCTGCCTGCGGCCAATGTGATCGCGTCCTTTCATTTTAATATAGGGAGCATAGCGGGACCCAATATTGGAGGGACCTTGATGCAATATGGATGGAATGCGGGAATGTTTATCGTACTTGGGTCGGGTTTCATTATATTCGCTTTTCTTGGAGTAGCCGTAAGGAAAAAATCTTTGGAAAATGCCGGAATCCTATAGCTGTACTCCTGAAAAAGAATGCTTTATGATAGTATGAAGAGAACGAGAGACCAGAGGAGAAATGTCATGATTAGAATCCAGCATTTAACCAAGTCCGTCGGAGTAGATAAAATACCTGTACTCAAGGACATTTCACTTGATTTTCAGCGGGGGGAACTGATCGCTCTAGTGGGTGCGAGCGGAAGCGGTAAAAGCACGCTGCTGCGCTGTCTGGCCATGAAAGAGAAGTGGGATAAAGGGACCTTCGTGGTTAACGGATTTGATGTCTTGAAGGATCCGTTTGCCGGGAAAAGAAAAATAAAACGCGAATGGGCATACTTAGAGCAAAATCCTCATTTAAACCCCAATCGCACGGCCTTGAAAAATGTGCTGATCGGACAAGCAGGGCAAACGCCGCTTTGGAGAATGGCTACCGGCATGGTTCGGTCAGATGATTATATGGGTGCCATGGATGTCATTGAGCAGCTGGGGCTGCTGGAAAAAGCCCATCAAAAATGTGATAAACTTAGTGGCGGAGAGCGGCAAAG
Encoded here:
- a CDS encoding HAD family hydrolase, with translation MTNTLKQHILFDLDDTLIHCNKYFGLVLGEFFELVHHWLGHENLSTDEIRQKQIEIDVAQVSKTGFSSGNFPNSLIETYRYFCRKLNRPIHLEEEQQLNKLGLSVYEQEVEPYPGMVETLETLQKEGHYLYLYTGGETAIQQRKIDQMKLSTYFDNRIYITQHKNESTLEQILQRGSFDRSSTWMIGNSLRTDVVPALTAGLQSIYIKQSDEWVYNMVELQQEPGSSFYTISSIEEIPNIIDVKIKQEIKQRPLN
- a CDS encoding helix-turn-helix transcriptional regulator yields the protein MNYEVKVDVSPIYELLGSFMVYTSKKWIRNLDIGPEWISEVSSKLSSDVSAALSQTAAWPFVDFDVLYAWAIHRNNGDSVLSFLECLQETSAEVLHEAASPYLPNLSIEEARRIRDQYTPLLELWYENYFKDVEASIIPLIEEDAKEKGMLLTKMDPMSLVEYASGGLVIENAPEVQTIVLFPTVHNRPINTYCFYKKMMLIQYPVDVPEEDEDEPPTCLLRMTHALSDPKRLRLLRYVAEKPHSLDEMVRDLDQTEESLKHHLMILRVAGLLRIHLGAEDTEKFSIRPDGASELQMFLESYMRL
- a CDS encoding MFS transporter → MNRSSSFHYVILLTVIVAAGVSQGLLLPLLSIFLEQMGVSSSMNGLNAAALYVGSFAMTLVAERTLGALGFKKLVSAGLVLVLVSVILFPLVPNIKFWFILRLLVGIGDSAVHYSAQLWVLLVTPEENRGRNISIYGMSYGLGFSLGPLGIPLLHIGNSIPFIALAILVLLVLILVLMKLPDLRPEKLKEGERPVKRFRRSYAWAWYALIPALLYGYMESGINSNFPVYGLRVGLNEQQIAFLLPFIGIGGLVLQLPLGMLSDRFGRKRILIICGILGGLAFMLVPMAGTSTVGILLLLMIAGGMIGSFFSLGLAYAADILPKVLLPAANVIASFHFNIGSIAGPNIGGTLMQYGWNAGMFIVLGSGFIIFAFLGVAVRKKSLENAGIL
- a CDS encoding phosphonate ABC transporter ATP-binding protein; amino-acid sequence: MIRIQHLTKSVGVDKIPVLKDISLDFQRGELIALVGASGSGKSTLLRCLAMKEKWDKGTFVVNGFDVLKDPFAGKRKIKREWAYLEQNPHLNPNRTALKNVLIGQAGQTPLWRMATGMVRSDDYMGAMDVIEQLGLLEKAHQKCDKLSGGERQRIAIARALVHGAKVILADEPVIGLDPKSQESVMETLKKLCEEERVTVLTVLPIELAERYATRIMAISGGEMAFDISGRRLTVRERNML